In one Balaenoptera ricei isolate mBalRic1 chromosome 20, mBalRic1.hap2, whole genome shotgun sequence genomic region, the following are encoded:
- the FBXO47 gene encoding F-box only protein 47 isoform X2, translated as MASRVNTSFTLIPNQKYRRGNHRSSHFPNILDPDSQPLSTLGNFKALPLEIFQIILRCLSVKDISMLSMVSKTVSQHIINYISTSSGSKRLLLQDFHNLELPDRRQDSTILEHYRSLGLLFKRCTLLLPTKERLKYIHKILAEVSCFKFNGCVAPLQCLGLPCYGMFLQTLTAGWDELECHRVYNFLCELTNLSRKMQTVVCSKPGNARKLELRIRLFCRNVLLDHWTHRSDSAFWLTCILKPWPMVNQARLLYIIFGPVAPQDGQVVWQKMIEEPADEPSLKGLADAIKLLYDTGTKGWTADDVISLVDELSVVPREWLLENNAHLLILSGNSICFTFMASKAVNGRAIELAKLIVFLALVCEKELYCMDWAVKMTRKVCKVFSTPVERNNFLQSVANAFAYVILEMLQSVMSD; from the exons ATGGCATCTAGAGTAAATACCAGTTTCACTTTGATTCCCAACCAGAAATACAGACGTGGTAATCATCGATCCAGCCATTTTCCCAACATCCTTGACCCAGATTCTCAGCCCTTATCAACGCTTGGAAATTTTAAAGCCTTGCCTTTGGAAATATTCCAAATAATCTTAAGATGTTTGTCAG TGAAGGATATCAGCATGCTAAGCATGGTGTCCAAAACAGTCAGCCAGCACattattaattatatctcaaCCTCATCAGGAAGCAAAAGACTTTTACTACAGGACTTTCATAACCTTGAGCTGCCTGACAGGAGACAAGACTCCACTATATTGGAACACTACAGATCTCTAG GTCTACTGTTTAAAAGATGTACATTGCTGCTACCCACAAAGGAAAGACTAAAGTACATTCACAAGATACTCGCAGAA GTTTCCTGTTTTAAATTTAACGGCTGTGTAGCTCCATTGCAATGTTTAGGATTACCATGTTACGGCATGTTTTTacag ACCTTAACAGCAGGATGGGATGAACTTGAGTGCCATCGTGTTTATAACTTCTTATGTGAGCTGACTAATCTCTCCCGCAAGATGCAGACAGTTGTCTGCAGCAAACCAG GAAATGCCCGAAAACTGGAGTTAAGGATCAGACTGTTCTGTAGGAACGTTCTTCTTGATCATTGGACCCATCGAAGTGATTCTGCATTTTGGTTGACGTGTATATTAAAACCATGGCCAATGGTGAATCAGGCAAGATtactgtatatcatctttggaccAGTAGCTCCTCAAGATG GACAGGTGGTTTGGCAGAAAATGATAGAAGAACCTGCAGATGAACCCAGTCTGAAAGGTTTGGCTGATGCCATTAAATTACTATATGATACAGGCACCAAAGGATGGACAGCAGATGATGTTATCAGTCTTGTAGATGAACTATCAG TGGTTCCCCGTGAGTGGCTTCTAGAGAATAATGCACATCTCCTAATCCTAAGTGGGAACAGCATCTGTTTCACTTTCATGGCTAGTAAAGCTGTGAATGGACGGGCCATTGAACTGGCAAAGCTGATAGTCTTTTTGGCTTTG GTATGTGAGAAAGAACTATACTGCATGGATTGGGCAGTTAAAATGACGCGAAAAGTCTGTAAAGTCTTTAGCACTCCGGTGGAAAGAAATAACTTCCTGCAGAGTGTGGCAAATGCATTTGCGTATGTGATACTGGAAATGCTACAATCAGTTATGTCTG ACTGA
- the FBXO47 gene encoding F-box only protein 47 isoform X1: protein MASRVNTSFTLIPNQKYRRGNHRSSHFPNILDPDSQPLSTLGNFKALPLEIFQIILRCLSVKDISMLSMVSKTVSQHIINYISTSSGSKRLLLQDFHNLELPDRRQDSTILEHYRSLGLLFKRCTLLLPTKERLKYIHKILAEVSCFKFNGCVAPLQCLGLPCYGMFLQTLTAGWDELECHRVYNFLCELTNLSRKMQTVVCSKPGNARKLELRIRLFCRNVLLDHWTHRSDSAFWLTCILKPWPMVNQARLLYIIFGPVAPQDGQVVWQKMIEEPADEPSLKGLADAIKLLYDTGTKGWTADDVISLVDELSVVPREWLLENNAHLLILSGNSICFTFMASKAVNGRAIELAKLIVFLALVCEKELYCMDWAVKMTRKVCKVFSTPVERNNFLQSVANAFAYVILEMLQSVMSGDHDEDDRSFLNLFHLVHAQANFHKEVLYLTMNTLST, encoded by the exons ATGGCATCTAGAGTAAATACCAGTTTCACTTTGATTCCCAACCAGAAATACAGACGTGGTAATCATCGATCCAGCCATTTTCCCAACATCCTTGACCCAGATTCTCAGCCCTTATCAACGCTTGGAAATTTTAAAGCCTTGCCTTTGGAAATATTCCAAATAATCTTAAGATGTTTGTCAG TGAAGGATATCAGCATGCTAAGCATGGTGTCCAAAACAGTCAGCCAGCACattattaattatatctcaaCCTCATCAGGAAGCAAAAGACTTTTACTACAGGACTTTCATAACCTTGAGCTGCCTGACAGGAGACAAGACTCCACTATATTGGAACACTACAGATCTCTAG GTCTACTGTTTAAAAGATGTACATTGCTGCTACCCACAAAGGAAAGACTAAAGTACATTCACAAGATACTCGCAGAA GTTTCCTGTTTTAAATTTAACGGCTGTGTAGCTCCATTGCAATGTTTAGGATTACCATGTTACGGCATGTTTTTacag ACCTTAACAGCAGGATGGGATGAACTTGAGTGCCATCGTGTTTATAACTTCTTATGTGAGCTGACTAATCTCTCCCGCAAGATGCAGACAGTTGTCTGCAGCAAACCAG GAAATGCCCGAAAACTGGAGTTAAGGATCAGACTGTTCTGTAGGAACGTTCTTCTTGATCATTGGACCCATCGAAGTGATTCTGCATTTTGGTTGACGTGTATATTAAAACCATGGCCAATGGTGAATCAGGCAAGATtactgtatatcatctttggaccAGTAGCTCCTCAAGATG GACAGGTGGTTTGGCAGAAAATGATAGAAGAACCTGCAGATGAACCCAGTCTGAAAGGTTTGGCTGATGCCATTAAATTACTATATGATACAGGCACCAAAGGATGGACAGCAGATGATGTTATCAGTCTTGTAGATGAACTATCAG TGGTTCCCCGTGAGTGGCTTCTAGAGAATAATGCACATCTCCTAATCCTAAGTGGGAACAGCATCTGTTTCACTTTCATGGCTAGTAAAGCTGTGAATGGACGGGCCATTGAACTGGCAAAGCTGATAGTCTTTTTGGCTTTG GTATGTGAGAAAGAACTATACTGCATGGATTGGGCAGTTAAAATGACGCGAAAAGTCTGTAAAGTCTTTAGCACTCCGGTGGAAAGAAATAACTTCCTGCAGAGTGTGGCAAATGCATTTGCGTATGTGATACTGGAAATGCTACAATCAGTTATGTCTG GAGACCATGATGAAGACGACAGAAGCTTTCTGAATTTGTTCCATCTTGTGCATGCTCAGGCTAACTTCCATAAGGAGGTCCTGTATTTGACCATGAATACCCTCTCTACCTAA